The sequence GATCCAGACCTAGGCAGCCAGACTTCTCTTTCTCCCACTCCGGACACAACCTTTGGTCATGGGAAGGATCGGAAAGGAGGTGTTGGGCCAGGTGCTCAGCTTCATCGGCTTTGTGGGGGTGGCAGTGACCACGGGTATCCCCATGTGGAGGGTAACCACTTACATCGGTGCCAACATTGTAACAGGACAGATTGTGTGGGACGGCCTGTGGATGAACTGCGTGATGCAGAGCACGGGACAGATGCAGTGCAAGATAAACGACTCAATGATGAGGCTAGCAACAGACCTTCAGGCAGCGAGGGCCCTGGTCATCATCTCCATCATCTTCAACTTTGTCGGCCTGATTGTCACCTTCATCGGGGGCCAGTGCACCAGCACCCTGAAGTCTGAATCCTCCAAGGGTAAAGTGACGATCCTTGGAGGCATCCTGCTGCTCATTGGTGCTCTTCTGGTCCTCATCCCCGTCTGCTGGTCGGCAGCGTTCACCATCTCAGACTTTAATAACCCTCTGACCATCGAGACCCAGAGGAGGGAGATAGGAGCCTCCATCTACATCGGCTGGGGCTCCGCAGCGCTGCTCCTCATCGGGGGGATCATCCTCTGCACCTCCTGCCCGCCCCAGAAGATGTATGGGTACCCAGGCTATCCTCAAGGAGCGCCCATGTACCCCTATCCAGGCCAACCAATGGTCCAGGCAGGGCCCTATGGGAGAGTTTACACCCCAGCCAGCAGACCCTACTCAGGGACAGGTTCGTATGCACCAAGCAAGCCATATGCAGCACCAATAGAATACGCTGTACCTGGACGGCCTGGACGGTATCTGTAACAAAGTGAAATGGAAAGAGGGAACGTCtccctgaatattgactggtatTCTGGACCTTGATGTTTTCAAGCTATTGTTTTGCTTAGCTTTGCCTCTGCAGAGTTTAATTGCACCACCAAAATGTACTTATATCATGTACTTTTGTCCACATTGATATGTAGATATTGTTATTGATGAGAATAACATGCAATTTATAGACATGAAAATGATTGTGTGAATGATATTCATTATGTTTACGAGTGTTTGCACTTTCACACAAGAGGAAGAATCTGTTCTTTCAAATGTTGACAATGTAAATCCTTATGTCTTGACTACTATACTAGTATGCAAACATTACAACAAATAGTTTGATCATGAGAATGGATGTAGCGTAAATGTTAATTTTAGCAGCAACCTGTGTTCTCCCATTGTGCAACCGATACTGTTGTCTTGTAAATAGCTGGCTGGTCTATGACTTGTGATGTATCtgtacacagaaaacaatacATTTTTCTGTAAATATTTTGTGCCTATATTTACCAAATATAAACACACATGTTATTATATACAATAATGTGTAGTCCTAATGTGTCTTTGTGGAAAAGTTGGGAAACAATAACTGCGATTTGAAATGTTCATGAACTATGACCAATAATCATACCAATAATCAAAGCCTATGCATTTTCTAACTTGCGATTCATGTTTTAAAAGTTGCATTTTGAATTCAACTCTGCCTTAAATGATGAATCTAAACATCTAAGTCgttgggggggagggggtacGAAGCTAACATATGGAGTTGGTTTAAGattgtcataccatggatcatttagctatttgattttgaatttcagAACCCTTTcaggtataaaaaaaaatgattttttaaaaaatttggcctttactactatagcgcATAGTagcgcattgaataacacattcataaatggcaaaatacataaggaataaggttttgaagtgtatgtcttatatctaggagatataagaaagctcaggaaatatctatatattttttacacatattcaaccccttatttttgttgacacaaaactacctctacatttccattaatttgtatgggttaccttcagtgACACTTAGTTTGTAGCCGAAACGGTTTTGACGCTAGACAGAAGATGGCACATCAGCGATTACCGACATCAGACAAGTCCCGTGGGGCTTataggggtcgtagagcaaaacggagaacacctgGTGTTCGTGAAAGTCTCATCTTtctatattagtttgtaggccaaaccgttcagacgctacagacgtttatGTGAGTGGACCAATTTttttctcatggtttgacaaactccgctgtagctcggccactttccaccgcagatgcggaaggccgacataggaGGATGTGACgtattgagacacagcccatgcaaaaaaaagaTATCTCcagcttaaactgacggattttgatagggtgtgtcaatagactc comes from Salvelinus alpinus chromosome 21, SLU_Salpinus.1, whole genome shotgun sequence and encodes:
- the cldnf gene encoding claudin f; translation: MGRIGKEVLGQVLSFIGFVGVAVTTGIPMWRVTTYIGANIVTGQIVWDGLWMNCVMQSTGQMQCKINDSMMRLATDLQAARALVIISIIFNFVGLIVTFIGGQCTSTLKSESSKGKVTILGGILLLIGALLVLIPVCWSAAFTISDFNNPLTIETQRREIGASIYIGWGSAALLLIGGIILCTSCPPQKMYGYPGYPQGAPMYPYPGQPMVQAGPYGRVYTPASRPYSGTGSYAPSKPYAAPIEYAVPGRPGRYL